One part of the Thermodesulfobacterium commune DSM 2178 genome encodes these proteins:
- a CDS encoding EscU/YscU/HrcU family type III secretion system export apparatus switch protein: MEDQNHEKTAVALKYEPGDEAPKVVAKGKGYLADLILEIAKNHNIPIKKDSKLVQQLYKIELEKPIPPELYQTVAAVLAWAYNLNQKLKEKFIKNFSK; this comes from the coding sequence ATGGAAGACCAAAACCACGAAAAAACAGCAGTAGCCCTTAAATATGAGCCAGGAGATGAAGCTCCTAAGGTAGTAGCCAAAGGGAAGGGGTATCTTGCTGACCTTATACTCGAGATAGCTAAAAACCATAACATCCCGATTAAAAAAGACTCTAAATTAGTACAACAACTGTATAAGATCGAATTAGAAAAACCTATACCTCCAGAACTTTATCAAACAGTAGCTGCTGTATTAGCCTGGGCTTATAATTTAAATCAAAAATTAAAAGAGAAATTTATCAAAAATTTTTCAAAATAA
- a CDS encoding glycine cleavage system protein H, whose amino-acid sequence MFKVPEDRLYTEGHLWVKKKKKKLVRIGITEYFILKNMEIIDIDLPEEEEEFEKDEIFGSIETIEQVFDLLMPVSGKIVKVNEKVLEDIEILNEDPFDEGWLIEIEMTNPAELEELLPPEDYELRLEDLEDVGPEKFLEEEE is encoded by the coding sequence ATGTTTAAGGTTCCTGAAGATAGACTATATACCGAAGGGCATCTCTGGGTGAAAAAAAAGAAGAAAAAATTGGTAAGAATAGGTATTACTGAATATTTTATTTTAAAAAATATGGAAATAATCGATATTGACCTTCCTGAAGAGGAAGAAGAATTTGAAAAAGATGAAATTTTTGGAAGTATCGAAACTATAGAGCAAGTTTTCGACCTTTTAATGCCTGTTTCTGGTAAGATAGTAAAGGTTAACGAAAAAGTTTTAGAAGACATAGAAATTCTTAATGAGGACCCTTTTGATGAAGGATGGCTTATCGAAATAGAGATGACCAACCCGGCTGAACTCGAAGAGCTTTTGCCTCCAGAGGATTACGAGCTTCGGCTTGAAGATTTAGAAGATGTTGGACCAGAAAAATTTTTGGAGGAAGAAGAATGA
- the fabD gene encoding ACP S-malonyltransferase yields MIACVFPGQGSQYIGMGKEFYEHFEYIKDLFIKSEEVTGLPVRKLCFEGPMEELTQTEKLQVCLTVVNIACFNVLLNEVLGGNKSLISFVAGHSLGEYSALFAAEVLSLEEVLSAVKLRGKVMQEAAEKNPSGMYAIIGINRDELEKTIQQVNGLIVIANFNSPKQLVVSGEVSALEELAKKVKELGAKAVKLKVNAGFHSPFMKEAEDKLASYLESFSWKNPRIPVVTNVSGRAEIEGKKLKELMKSQITSSVKWTDCVQFMFQQGVKTFIEVGPKKVLCGLITQTLENQTFNCFNLENLETLQALKLGLQNT; encoded by the coding sequence ATGATTGCCTGCGTTTTTCCTGGACAAGGATCTCAGTATATAGGAATGGGTAAAGAGTTTTACGAACATTTCGAATATATTAAAGACCTCTTTATCAAAAGCGAGGAAGTCACCGGTCTTCCTGTAAGAAAATTATGTTTTGAAGGACCTATGGAGGAGCTTACCCAAACAGAAAAACTTCAGGTGTGTCTTACGGTGGTTAACATAGCTTGTTTTAATGTGCTTTTAAATGAGGTTTTAGGTGGAAATAAAAGTCTGATTTCTTTTGTAGCCGGGCATAGTCTGGGTGAATACAGCGCACTTTTTGCAGCTGAAGTTTTATCCCTGGAAGAGGTTCTTTCAGCGGTCAAACTAAGAGGTAAGGTTATGCAAGAAGCTGCTGAGAAAAATCCTTCTGGGATGTATGCCATCATCGGAATTAACAGAGACGAGTTAGAAAAAACTATTCAACAGGTCAACGGGTTGATAGTCATTGCCAATTTTAACTCTCCTAAGCAGTTGGTGGTAAGTGGAGAAGTTTCTGCTTTAGAAGAATTAGCGAAAAAAGTCAAAGAATTAGGGGCTAAGGCTGTTAAACTTAAGGTAAATGCTGGTTTTCATAGTCCTTTCATGAAAGAAGCCGAGGATAAACTTGCCTCTTATTTAGAATCTTTTTCCTGGAAAAATCCCAGAATACCTGTAGTAACTAATGTTTCTGGTAGAGCTGAAATCGAAGGGAAAAAACTTAAAGAACTTATGAAATCCCAGATTACTTCTTCTGTTAAATGGACAGACTGTGTTCAGTTTATGTTTCAGCAAGGAGTAAAAACTTTTATAGAAGTAGGTCCTAAAAAGGTTTTGTGTGGCCTTATAACTCAAACTTTAGAAAACCAGACTTTTAACTGTTTTAATCTGGAAAATTTAGAAACGTTACAAGCTTTAAAATTGGGTTTACAAAATACTTAA
- a CDS encoding 4Fe-4S binding protein, translated as MDENRCKACGLCIHFCPKQVLAFSEKRNLQGYKIVYAKNPEACTMCGICYLVCPDIVFTKEDENEKG; from the coding sequence ATAGACGAAAACAGATGTAAAGCCTGTGGTTTGTGTATACATTTTTGTCCTAAACAAGTATTAGCCTTTTCTGAAAAAAGAAATCTTCAGGGTTATAAAATTGTTTATGCTAAAAACCCTGAAGCCTGTACTATGTGTGGTATTTGTTATCTTGTATGTCCAGATATAGTGTTTACAAAAGAGGATGAAAATGAAAAAGGATAA
- the vorB gene encoding 3-methyl-2-oxobutanoate dehydrogenase subunit VorB: protein MKKDKKILAKGVEAIVFGALEAECKCYFGYPITPQNDIPELMSRELPKRGGVFLQAESELAAINMVLGACATGARAMTSSSSPGISLMCESFSYLAALELPAVVVNVMRGGPGLGGIETSQGDYFQATKGSGHGDFRFLVLAPSNAQEAYELTAKAFELAEKYRNPVMILSDAILGQMKEPLVLKKLKIKKYPPETWALTGAKGRNSRFFRSLFLDAEELRQHNLKLMKKYQTMQKEIRYEAKVEEDTEVLVVAFGSMARLANEAIEDLRNKGYQVGYFRPITLYPFPYKTLKEIVTKAKKPLKILVPEQNCGQMFEDVKLAVEGKAEVISLPYPPSVVPFPEDLKKEIKKCLNPSKSRKV from the coding sequence ATGAAAAAGGATAAAAAAATCTTAGCTAAGGGTGTTGAAGCTATTGTATTTGGAGCTTTAGAAGCGGAATGTAAATGTTATTTTGGATATCCGATAACCCCTCAAAACGACATCCCAGAGCTTATGTCAAGAGAGCTACCTAAAAGAGGTGGGGTGTTTTTACAGGCTGAAAGTGAGCTTGCAGCCATCAACATGGTGCTTGGTGCCTGTGCTACTGGGGCTAGAGCAATGACCAGTTCTTCAAGCCCTGGTATTTCCCTTATGTGTGAATCTTTTTCTTATTTAGCGGCTCTTGAGCTTCCAGCGGTAGTTGTAAACGTAATGAGAGGTGGACCTGGTTTAGGAGGAATTGAAACCTCTCAGGGAGACTACTTTCAAGCAACTAAAGGTTCTGGGCATGGTGATTTTAGATTTTTGGTGTTAGCTCCTTCTAACGCTCAAGAAGCTTATGAACTTACTGCCAAAGCTTTTGAACTTGCAGAAAAATATAGAAACCCTGTGATGATTCTTTCAGATGCTATTTTAGGTCAGATGAAAGAACCTCTTGTTTTAAAAAAGTTAAAAATAAAAAAGTACCCACCAGAGACTTGGGCTTTGACCGGAGCTAAAGGCAGAAATAGCAGATTTTTTAGAAGTCTTTTTTTAGATGCTGAAGAACTTAGACAACATAACTTAAAGCTGATGAAGAAATACCAAACCATGCAAAAAGAAATAAGATATGAGGCAAAAGTTGAAGAAGATACTGAGGTCTTAGTCGTTGCCTTTGGTTCTATGGCAAGATTGGCTAATGAGGCTATCGAGGATCTTAGGAATAAAGGTTATCAAGTAGGATATTTTAGGCCTATTACTTTATATCCTTTCCCCTATAAAACTCTGAAAGAAATAGTAACTAAGGCCAAAAAACCTCTTAAAATTTTAGTGCCTGAACAAAACTGTGGGCAGATGTTTGAGGATGTGAAACTGGCGGTAGAAGGAAAAGCAGAGGTAATTTCTTTACCTTATCCTCCGAGCGTAGTTCCTTTTCCAGAAGACCTTAAAAAGGAGATTAAAAAATGTCTAAACCCTTCCAAGTCCCGAAAAGTTTAA
- a CDS encoding thiamine pyrophosphate-dependent enzyme produces the protein MSKPFQVPKSLKKTPFHYCPGCQHGVAHRLVCEVIDELGIQDKSLAISSIGCSVFLYFYIDVDMTEAPHGRACAAATGAKRARPDLVVFTYQGDGDFAAIGFNESFQAAARGEKITSIMINNTIYGMTGGQASPTTLPGQKTTTTPAGRDPETFGYPPKIAEILATLEGVAYSARVALNSPKRIVEAKRAIKNAFLAQINNLGFGFVEILSTCPINWKMDPVSAVKAVDKVIEYFPLGIFKDKVTPFLKNQK, from the coding sequence ATGTCTAAACCCTTCCAAGTCCCGAAAAGTTTAAAGAAAACACCTTTTCATTATTGTCCTGGTTGTCAACATGGCGTAGCTCATAGATTAGTATGTGAGGTAATAGATGAATTAGGTATCCAAGATAAAAGTCTTGCTATTTCTTCTATTGGATGTTCTGTTTTTCTTTATTTTTATATAGATGTAGACATGACAGAAGCCCCTCATGGAAGAGCCTGTGCTGCAGCTACAGGAGCCAAAAGAGCAAGGCCAGATTTAGTGGTGTTTACCTATCAGGGAGACGGAGATTTTGCTGCTATAGGTTTTAATGAAAGTTTTCAAGCAGCAGCAAGAGGAGAAAAAATCACCTCTATTATGATTAACAACACTATCTACGGAATGACCGGAGGTCAAGCTTCTCCTACCACCCTCCCTGGACAAAAAACAACCACCACGCCAGCAGGAAGGGATCCAGAAACCTTTGGGTACCCTCCTAAGATAGCTGAGATTTTGGCTACCCTTGAAGGAGTTGCCTATTCAGCCAGAGTAGCCCTAAACTCTCCTAAAAGGATTGTAGAAGCTAAAAGAGCGATCAAAAATGCCTTTTTAGCTCAAATAAACAATTTAGGATTTGGGTTTGTAGAAATTCTTTCTACTTGTCCTATCAACTGGAAGATGGACCCTGTATCTGCGGTTAAAGCTGTAGATAAAGTTATCGAATATTTTCCTTTAGGAATATTTAAAGATAAAGTAACTCCCTTTTTAAAAAATCAAAAATAA
- a CDS encoding 2-oxoacid:acceptor oxidoreductase family protein has translation MRLELIIAGFGGQGVLFTGNLIAQASMLADYHVTYLPVYGPEMRGGTCNCTVIISDNPIASPLVLNPSFLIILNLPSFLKFIPRLKNKGRAIINSDLVKPEEIDNIEALQKKYKLYFVPVNSLAESLGKPMLANICALGAFYRISKIFSKQNFEEALKYMLGESKAHLIEPNLKAFELGSKYIEEHYKIR, from the coding sequence TTGAGGTTAGAACTTATCATAGCAGGTTTTGGAGGACAGGGAGTTCTTTTTACAGGAAATTTAATCGCTCAAGCCTCTATGCTTGCCGATTATCACGTAACCTACTTACCGGTTTATGGTCCTGAAATGAGGGGAGGCACATGTAATTGTACTGTAATTATCTCAGACAATCCTATTGCCTCTCCTTTAGTTCTTAATCCTTCATTTTTGATCATACTCAATCTTCCCTCTTTTCTTAAGTTTATCCCAAGACTCAAAAATAAAGGTAGAGCTATCATTAATTCAGACTTAGTAAAACCTGAAGAAATTGACAACATAGAAGCCTTACAAAAAAAATATAAACTCTACTTTGTGCCAGTAAACTCTTTGGCTGAAAGTTTAGGTAAACCGATGTTAGCTAACATCTGTGCTTTAGGGGCTTTTTATAGGATTTCTAAAATTTTTTCAAAACAAAATTTTGAAGAAGCTTTAAAATATATGCTTGGAGAAAGTAAAGCTCATCTTATCGAGCCCAACTTAAAAGCCTTTGAGCTTGGTTCAAAATATATAGAGGAACACTACAAGATTAGATGA
- the dtd gene encoding D-aminoacyl-tRNA deacylase, protein MKAVIQRVKEASVSVDGKIISQINQGLLVLACVEKGDDEKIVDWMADKIVNLRIFPDPEGKFNLSLKNINGEVLLVSNFTICGQLKKGTRPSFHLAEDPAQAEAILKSLAEKIKQKGINVKEGVFKAYMDIALINDGPVTIILEKSNQKP, encoded by the coding sequence ATGAAGGCTGTTATCCAACGGGTTAAAGAAGCTTCTGTTTCTGTAGACGGAAAAATTATCTCTCAAATCAACCAAGGACTCTTAGTATTAGCCTGTGTAGAAAAAGGGGATGATGAAAAAATTGTTGACTGGATGGCAGATAAAATCGTCAATCTAAGGATTTTCCCAGACCCTGAAGGTAAGTTTAATCTCAGTTTAAAAAACATAAACGGTGAGGTATTATTGGTTTCAAATTTTACCATATGCGGACAACTTAAAAAAGGTACACGACCTTCTTTTCACTTAGCAGAAGACCCAGCCCAAGCTGAAGCTATCCTAAAGAGTTTAGCTGAAAAAATCAAACAAAAAGGAATAAATGTAAAGGAGGGGGTATTTAAAGCCTACATGGACATTGCCTTAATCAACGATGGCCCTGTTACCATAATTTTAGAAAAATCTAACCAAAAACCTTAA
- a CDS encoding amylo-alpha-1,6-glucosidase yields MKGKLEVETHTLKHEESFAIFDAYGNIDVERNFEEGIYYQGTRFLSCHKFYLFDQLPILLSSAVKEDNSLFTVDLTNPKIIRNEEVIIPEGTVHILRNKFLYQNCCYEKIWIKNYFFDPVKIEISFYFNSDFADVFEVRGMKRRQRGKIFPLKTIKNGIKFVYRGLDNILRTTDIIFDPLPQQIISNKAVYLFNLGGKEKVVLNLYIRCLIENEDSELISYNKALYYITKKFREWENKSCKIYTSNELFNRWLRRSFADIVMLTTTTPYGPYPYAGIPWFNTVFGRDGIITALECLWINPSLAKGTLSFLAHYQAKKINREQDAEPGKIVHEIRKGEMAATKEIPYALYYGSVDATPLFVILASKYFERTGDIEFIKNIWKNIQMAITWIDKYGDIDKDGLVEYVPSEKGLINKGWKDSEDSVFYEDGKLAKPPIALVEVQGYVYKAKREASKLAKVLGKEKLAVKWAKEAERLRELIEEKFWDDEINCFVLALDGDKRPCRVRSSNAGHLLFTKAISMSKARILASLFFEKHFFSGWGIRTISSFEKRYNPLSYHNGSVWPHDNAIIAFGLCLYGFKQEALRILNALFEASIFFKLHRLPELFCGLERRVNEGPTYYPVACYPQAWSTGAVFLILQGCLGLTIEGNEIRFKHPLLPDFIEEMWIKNFEIKRGKVDLYLKNYGNDVGINIINKEGEVKVLVEK; encoded by the coding sequence ATGAAAGGAAAGCTTGAAGTAGAGACTCATACACTTAAACATGAAGAAAGTTTTGCCATATTTGACGCCTATGGAAACATTGATGTTGAAAGAAATTTTGAAGAAGGTATTTACTATCAAGGGACAAGGTTTCTTTCATGTCATAAGTTTTATCTTTTTGATCAACTTCCTATTCTTTTAAGTTCAGCTGTTAAAGAAGATAATTCTCTTTTTACAGTAGATTTAACTAATCCTAAAATTATAAGAAATGAAGAAGTTATAATCCCAGAGGGAACAGTACATATTTTAAGAAATAAATTTTTGTATCAAAATTGTTGTTATGAAAAAATATGGATAAAAAACTATTTTTTTGACCCTGTTAAAATAGAGATTAGTTTTTACTTTAACAGTGATTTTGCTGATGTATTTGAAGTTCGCGGAATGAAAAGAAGACAAAGAGGTAAGATCTTTCCACTTAAGACTATTAAAAATGGCATTAAGTTTGTTTATAGAGGTCTTGATAATATTTTAAGAACAACTGATATAATCTTTGATCCTCTACCTCAACAAATTATTTCCAATAAAGCTGTATATCTATTTAATTTAGGAGGAAAAGAAAAAGTTGTTTTAAACTTGTATATTAGATGTTTAATAGAAAATGAAGACTCTGAACTGATTTCGTATAACAAAGCTCTTTATTATATAACTAAAAAATTTAGAGAGTGGGAGAATAAGAGTTGTAAGATTTATACTTCAAATGAGCTATTTAATCGATGGCTACGAAGGTCTTTTGCAGATATAGTAATGCTTACAACAACAACCCCATATGGACCTTATCCATATGCTGGAATACCATGGTTTAATACCGTTTTTGGAAGAGATGGGATAATTACTGCTTTAGAATGTTTATGGATAAATCCTTCTTTAGCTAAAGGGACTTTATCTTTTTTAGCTCATTATCAAGCGAAAAAGATTAATAGGGAGCAAGATGCAGAACCTGGGAAAATTGTGCATGAGATAAGAAAAGGGGAAATGGCTGCAACTAAAGAAATTCCTTATGCTTTGTATTATGGAAGTGTAGATGCTACTCCTCTTTTTGTAATTTTAGCAAGTAAGTATTTCGAAAGAACAGGCGATATAGAGTTTATAAAAAATATCTGGAAAAATATTCAAATGGCAATAACATGGATAGATAAGTATGGAGATATAGATAAAGATGGACTGGTAGAGTATGTACCTTCCGAAAAAGGTTTAATCAATAAAGGATGGAAAGATTCGGAAGATAGTGTGTTCTATGAAGATGGTAAATTGGCAAAACCACCTATTGCTTTAGTTGAGGTTCAAGGATATGTATATAAAGCCAAAAGAGAAGCATCAAAACTTGCAAAAGTTTTAGGAAAAGAAAAATTGGCAGTAAAATGGGCAAAAGAAGCAGAAAGGTTAAGAGAATTGATCGAGGAAAAATTTTGGGATGATGAAATAAATTGTTTTGTATTAGCTCTTGATGGAGATAAAAGACCCTGTAGAGTTAGATCAAGTAATGCAGGTCATTTACTTTTTACTAAGGCTATTTCTATGAGCAAAGCTCGAATTCTTGCTTCTTTATTTTTTGAAAAACATTTTTTTTCAGGATGGGGTATAAGAACGATTTCTTCTTTTGAGAAAAGATATAATCCTCTTTCCTATCATAATGGTTCTGTATGGCCTCATGATAATGCTATCATAGCTTTTGGTCTATGTTTGTATGGATTTAAACAAGAAGCTTTAAGAATTTTAAACGCTCTTTTTGAAGCAAGTATTTTTTTTAAACTTCATAGGCTTCCTGAACTTTTTTGTGGACTTGAGAGAAGAGTTAACGAAGGCCCTACTTATTACCCTGTAGCTTGTTATCCACAAGCTTGGTCTACAGGAGCCGTGTTTTTAATTCTTCAAGGTTGTTTAGGACTTACAATAGAAGGAAACGAAATTCGCTTTAAGCATCCCTTACTTCCAGATTTTATAGAAGAAATGTGGATAAAAAATTTTGAGATAAAAAGAGGAAAAGTAGATTTATATCTTAAAAATTACGGAAACGATGTAGGAATAAACATAATAAATAAAGAAGGTGAAGTTAAAGTTTTGGTAGAAAAATGA
- a CDS encoding glycosyltransferase family 4 protein encodes MRIAQVAPLYESVPPKLYGGTERVVSYLTEELVKMGHEVILFASGDSKTKAKLIPICPNSLRFDKTCKDPLIWHLYMIEEVLKRAKFFDVIHFHTEYLHLPLATRYNLPFVNTLHGRLNLSEYVPFFKIFKNAPFISISYSQRKPLPWLNWVANVYHGLPEDLYKFKPQHGTYLAFLGRISPEKRPDRAIEIAEKFGMKLMIAAKVDKADETYFKEVIKPMLKSPWVEFIGEIGEKEKNEFLGNAYALVFPIDWPEPFGLVMIEALACGTPVVAWRCGSVPEIIEHGKTGFIVETIEEAVNFLEEVKNLNREDCRKSFEERFTARRMAEEYLNVYQRVILKEVYKRAV; translated from the coding sequence ATGCGTATTGCTCAAGTAGCTCCTCTATATGAGAGTGTTCCCCCAAAGTTATACGGGGGAACAGAAAGGGTTGTTTCTTACTTAACCGAAGAGCTTGTAAAAATGGGACATGAAGTGATTCTTTTCGCAAGTGGAGATTCAAAAACTAAAGCAAAGTTAATTCCTATCTGTCCAAACTCTTTAAGATTTGATAAAACCTGTAAAGATCCGTTAATCTGGCATCTTTACATGATAGAAGAAGTTTTAAAAAGAGCAAAATTTTTTGATGTTATTCATTTTCATACAGAATATTTACATCTTCCTTTAGCTACAAGGTATAATCTTCCTTTTGTTAATACTCTACATGGAAGACTTAATCTTTCAGAATATGTTCCGTTTTTTAAGATTTTTAAAAATGCTCCTTTTATTTCTATTTCTTATTCACAAAGAAAGCCTTTGCCATGGTTAAATTGGGTAGCCAATGTCTATCATGGATTGCCAGAGGATCTTTATAAATTTAAACCCCAACATGGTACTTATTTAGCCTTTTTAGGGAGAATTTCTCCTGAGAAAAGACCTGATCGAGCTATTGAGATTGCAGAAAAGTTTGGTATGAAATTAATGATTGCTGCCAAAGTTGATAAGGCTGATGAAACTTATTTTAAAGAAGTAATAAAACCTATGTTAAAAAGTCCATGGGTTGAATTTATTGGAGAAATAGGAGAAAAAGAGAAAAACGAGTTTTTAGGTAATGCTTATGCTTTAGTATTTCCTATAGACTGGCCTGAGCCCTTTGGTTTAGTCATGATTGAAGCTTTAGCTTGCGGAACTCCTGTAGTAGCATGGAGATGTGGTTCAGTTCCAGAAATTATAGAACACGGAAAAACAGGGTTTATAGTTGAAACCATAGAAGAAGCAGTGAATTTTTTAGAGGAAGTTAAAAACTTAAATAGAGAAGATTGTAGAAAAAGTTTCGAAGAAAGATTTACTGCAAGAAGAATGGCGGAAGAATATTTAAATGTTTATCAACGAGTAATTCTAAAAGAGGTTTATAAAAGAGCAGTTTAA
- a CDS encoding glycosyltransferase: MIEEYIPFVSEETIEELFILSKKLNGVKVLHVNSTYKGGGVAEILHRMVPLMNALGVKTDWKVFKGDKKFFSFTKKLHNLLHLGYGEKIRSEEIVYYLKITYENFKEIDTENYDVVFIHDPQPMGLVIKKLPGQKWIWRCHIDTSSPDPNAWNFLENFLNAYDVCIFHMPEFVYERIEIPTYIISPSIDPLHPKNIELSQEEIFQTLTKFGIDPEKPFILQVSRFDRLKDPFGVLSAFRIVRKKYDCQLALVGSFAEDDPEGEEVYKELLNLTSDDKEVFVLNLPPDSYREVNAFQRGATVVVQKSLKEGFGLVVSEAMWKEKPVIGSNVGGIKRQIIHGITGYLINSVEGLAMRIKQLLANEYFRKEMGYYGKERVKHRFLIIRHLRDYCLIISRILNFKF, encoded by the coding sequence ATGATTGAGGAATACATACCCTTTGTAAGCGAAGAAACGATCGAAGAGTTGTTTATTTTAAGTAAGAAACTGAATGGGGTAAAAGTGCTTCATGTTAACTCTACTTATAAAGGTGGTGGTGTTGCTGAAATTTTACACAGAATGGTTCCTCTTATGAATGCACTTGGAGTTAAAACAGACTGGAAGGTGTTTAAGGGAGACAAAAAGTTTTTTTCTTTTACCAAAAAACTTCACAACCTACTTCACTTAGGATATGGTGAAAAAATCAGGAGTGAAGAGATTGTTTATTATTTAAAAATCACTTATGAAAATTTTAAAGAAATAGACACAGAAAACTATGATGTAGTTTTCATTCATGATCCTCAACCTATGGGTCTTGTGATTAAAAAATTGCCAGGGCAAAAATGGATCTGGAGATGTCACATAGATACTTCGAGTCCTGATCCCAATGCTTGGAACTTTCTTGAAAATTTTTTAAACGCTTATGATGTTTGTATTTTTCATATGCCTGAATTTGTTTATGAAAGGATAGAAATTCCTACTTATATAATTTCTCCTTCGATAGACCCTCTACATCCCAAAAACATAGAATTGTCTCAAGAAGAAATTTTTCAAACTTTAACCAAATTTGGGATAGATCCAGAAAAACCTTTTATTCTTCAGGTTTCTCGTTTTGACAGATTAAAAGATCCCTTTGGAGTATTATCAGCTTTTAGAATCGTAAGAAAAAAATACGATTGTCAGCTTGCTCTTGTAGGTTCTTTCGCAGAAGATGATCCAGAAGGAGAGGAAGTGTATAAGGAACTTTTAAACCTTACTTCAGATGATAAAGAGGTGTTTGTTTTAAATCTCCCACCTGATAGTTATAGAGAAGTAAATGCCTTTCAAAGAGGAGCAACAGTTGTTGTTCAAAAATCTTTAAAAGAGGGTTTTGGGCTTGTGGTTTCAGAAGCAATGTGGAAAGAAAAACCAGTTATTGGATCTAATGTGGGTGGGATAAAAAGACAAATAATACACGGTATCACTGGATATTTAATAAACAGTGTAGAAGGATTAGCAATGCGAATAAAACAACTTCTTGCTAATGAATATTTTAGAAAAGAAATGGGATACTATGGTAAAGAAAGAGTAAAACATAGGTTTTTAATCATTCGCCATTTAAGGGATTATTGTTTAATAATCTCAAGAATTTTAAACTTTAAATTTTAA
- a CDS encoding DUF5752 family protein produces MNKPFFFKSEFWIPQYTGIKVYSIKEFIEALKTVDKFSIFYHLYINIFNYHNLPTFYNNSFSYGLYKNGHLLLAEKLSVIDPLEYCDLEELRNVLVQTLEENYNPTEDKSGQEAFYFIKAEREIIEGVDVANNLDEFLEGIKKSSINSVFYHLVTSRIENKTLINDYSAWLTNLGEVKKAEKINKLDVYVMNLYEIKNNIIKILEEKE; encoded by the coding sequence GTGAATAAGCCTTTTTTTTTTAAATCTGAGTTTTGGATTCCTCAGTATACAGGAATAAAGGTTTATTCTATAAAGGAGTTTATAGAGGCACTTAAAACAGTTGATAAATTTTCTATCTTTTACCACTTGTATATAAACATTTTTAACTATCACAATTTACCCACTTTTTATAACAACAGCTTTTCCTACGGGTTATACAAAAACGGTCATCTTTTACTTGCAGAAAAACTCTCTGTAATTGATCCCTTAGAATACTGCGATTTAGAAGAACTGAGGAATGTTCTTGTTCAAACTCTTGAAGAAAATTACAACCCAACTGAAGATAAAAGTGGACAAGAAGCTTTTTATTTTATTAAAGCTGAAAGAGAAATCATAGAGGGTGTAGATGTTGCTAATAACTTAGATGAGTTTTTAGAGGGGATTAAAAAATCAAGCATAAATTCGGTTTTTTATCATCTTGTGACTTCAAGAATAGAAAACAAAACCCTTATAAATGATTATTCCGCCTGGCTCACCAATTTAGGGGAAGTAAAAAAAGCAGAAAAAATAAACAAATTAGATGTTTATGTTATGAACCTGTATGAGATAAAAAATAATATAATAAAAATTTTGGAAGAAAAAGAATGA
- the otsB gene encoding trehalose-phosphatase: protein MLLKDTIYILLPEKEFSIVFHYRNADQELASLRVAELIDELLMVTSNLNLNLIIGNKVIEIRPAGINKGIAANIFLKEKNYDFIFAVGDDTTDEDLFRDLPENAITIKVGIGKSFAKYSVESYLKVRKLLNALVTSE, encoded by the coding sequence ATTTTATTAAAAGACACAATTTATATTCTACTCCCAGAGAAAGAATTTTCTATAGTTTTTCATTACAGAAATGCAGATCAAGAATTAGCAAGTTTAAGAGTAGCAGAACTAATTGACGAACTTTTGATGGTAACAAGTAATTTAAATCTTAATTTAATAATAGGGAACAAAGTGATTGAAATAAGACCTGCAGGAATAAACAAGGGAATAGCTGCTAACATATTTTTAAAGGAAAAAAACTACGATTTTATTTTTGCAGTAGGAGATGATACCACAGATGAAGATTTATTTAGAGATCTTCCTGAAAATGCTATCACCATAAAAGTAGGAATTGGAAAGTCTTTTGCTAAATACAGTGTAGAATCTTATTTAAAAGTAAGAAAATTATTAAATGCTTTGGTAACCAGTGAATAA